The genomic stretch AGGCAATATCCTCGGCCGGGTGTTCCGCGGCACGGGCGAGCCCATCGACGGGGGCCCCGATCTGTCCCAGGACCCGCGGGTGGCGATCGGTGGGCCGTCGGTGAATCCCATGTGCCGCATCCTCGCCTCCAAGATGATCCGCACGAATGTGCCGATGATCGACATCTACAACTGTCTGGTGGAGAGCCAGAAAATTCCGATCTTCTCGGTTTCCGGTGAGCCGTTCAACCCTTTTCTTGCCCGCATCGGCATTCAGGCGGATGCGGATGTGGTGGTATTCGGTGGATTGGGTCTGATCTTCGACGATTACTACGCCTTCCGCAAGACCTTCGAGGAAGCCGGCGTGTTCCCGCGAACGGTGATGTTCGTGAATCTCGCCTCCGATCCGATCGTGGAGCGGATCCTCATTCCCGACATGGCCCTGGCGGTGGCCGAGAAGTTTGCCGTGGAAGAGGGCAAGCGAGTGCTCGTGCTCCTCAGCGACATGACCTCCTTTGCCGACGGTCTCAAGGAGATCAGCATCGCCATGGATCAGGTGCCTGCCAACCGAGGCTATCCGGGTGATCTCTACTCCCAGCTGGCCCGCCGTTATGAGAAGGCCGCCGACTATGCCAAGGGAGGTTCCGTCACGATCCTCACCGTGACCACGATGCCCGGGGATGATGTGACCCACCCGGTTCCCGACAACACGGGCTACATCACCGAGGGACAATTCTACCTTCATGATGGCATGATCGACCCTTTCGGGTCGCTTTCCCGGCTCAAGCAGAATGTGATCGGCAAGGTGACCCGCGAGGATCACAGCCAGATCATGAACACCACGATCCGCTTGTATGCGGGGGCCAGGGATGCCCAGCAGAAGCAGGCCATGGCCTTCGAGCTCTCCGACTACGACC from Synechococcus sp. CBW1107 encodes the following:
- a CDS encoding V-type ATP synthase subunit B, whose protein sequence is MSALISYSKILEIVGDIIRVEVSSGGDGGATTPRFNDLAVLQNADGSSSLAQVIDLKQNSVALQVFRGTKGVSTNSQVRFLGHPMTATYSGNILGRVFRGTGEPIDGGPDLSQDPRVAIGGPSVNPMCRILASKMIRTNVPMIDIYNCLVESQKIPIFSVSGEPFNPFLARIGIQADADVVVFGGLGLIFDDYYAFRKTFEEAGVFPRTVMFVNLASDPIVERILIPDMALAVAEKFAVEEGKRVLVLLSDMTSFADGLKEISIAMDQVPANRGYPGDLYSQLARRYEKAADYAKGGSVTILTVTTMPGDDVTHPVPDNTGYITEGQFYLHDGMIDPFGSLSRLKQNVIGKVTREDHSQIMNTTIRLYAGARDAQQKQAMAFELSDYDRKLIRFGDLFRQRFMDINVDLPLEAALDLAWQTLAECFEPQELLMKQELIDKYFPEPAVT